One genomic segment of Cystobacter fuscus DSM 2262 includes these proteins:
- a CDS encoding alpha/beta fold hydrolase, with product MSDLFRQDFLTVPDGAALYYQVSGSGEPGAVMCDGLGCDGFVWKYLEPVLARHHRVLRWNYRGHGRSGVPDKRNRIGMSYTCDDLNRVMDAAGIQQAVLFGHSMGVQVALEFHRRFPERVKGLVLVCGSYGSLLDTFHDGPLLKRLFPFIKFTVEHFPDRVARLTRALLSTPLALEVALSVEMNRSLLSKSDLIPYFAHLANMDPVVFVRTLRSAAHHNAWRHLPRVNVPTLVIAGKLDKFTPAWLSRRMAAHIPGAELLLLPEGTHVAPLEYRETVERRVERFLSEHRLVQPRARHYPTSEPFAAFP from the coding sequence ATGAGCGATCTCTTCCGGCAGGACTTCCTCACCGTTCCCGATGGGGCGGCGCTGTACTACCAGGTGAGTGGATCGGGCGAGCCCGGCGCGGTGATGTGCGATGGTCTGGGCTGCGACGGCTTCGTGTGGAAGTACCTCGAGCCCGTGCTGGCGCGCCATCACCGCGTGCTGCGCTGGAACTACCGAGGCCATGGCCGCTCGGGCGTGCCGGACAAGCGCAACCGCATCGGCATGTCCTATACCTGCGATGACCTCAACCGGGTGATGGACGCGGCGGGCATCCAGCAGGCGGTGCTCTTCGGCCACTCCATGGGCGTGCAGGTGGCACTCGAGTTCCACCGCCGCTTTCCCGAGCGGGTGAAGGGGCTCGTGCTGGTGTGCGGCAGCTACGGCAGCCTGCTCGACACCTTCCACGATGGTCCGCTGCTCAAGCGGCTCTTCCCCTTCATCAAGTTCACCGTGGAGCACTTCCCGGACCGCGTGGCGCGCCTCACCCGCGCCCTGCTCAGCACCCCGCTGGCCCTGGAAGTCGCCCTCTCGGTGGAGATGAACCGCTCCCTGCTCTCCAAGAGCGACCTCATCCCCTACTTCGCCCACCTGGCCAACATGGACCCGGTCGTCTTCGTGCGCACCCTGCGCTCGGCCGCCCACCACAATGCCTGGCGGCACCTGCCGCGCGTGAACGTCCCCACCCTCGTCATCGCCGGCAAGCTCGACAAGTTCACCCCCGCCTGGCTGTCACGTCGGATGGCCGCCCACATCCCGGGGGCCGAGCTCCTCCTGCTGCCCGAGGGGACTCACGTGGCTCCCCTGGAATACCGGGAAACCGTCGAGCGGCGGGTGGAGCGCTTCCTGAGCGAGCACCGGCTCGTGCAACCTCGGGCGCGCCACTACCCCACCTCCGAGCCGTTCGCCGCCTTCCCGTAG
- a CDS encoding sigma-54-dependent Fis family transcriptional regulator, whose product MDRERHQNLQSIIMLRELVRKWWRAELHFADRHGQVLDWNRGEAIASAASACCRLARGSREGLRRCNQSVRELHEQFVGNRRLRRAIVQPCHLQFSLVAAPLYVQDEYEGFLFVEGLLREPLTAGAREGIRARLRELQPAALDVERAVERLLVLDDDNLEKLTVLLEYGTGEIAAYEAERTREQERALEAPARGGGNARFGHIIGRSAALQEIFKVLEKVSNSEATVLINGESGTGKELVARAIHDNGPRRNAPFVVQNCSAFNDNLLESALFGHMRGSFTGAVRDKKGLFEMADSGTFFLDEVGDMSPALQVKLLRVLQEGTFLPVGGTQPREVDVRVVAATHKDLGEMVKRGEFREDLYYRINVIRVHLPPLRERRDDLPLLVDHFLRKHHREGQRARGLSPEALALLGRYAWPGNVRELENEMERLLVLGGDLELLPADLISSRIRDAVSPGGSSSPLPRLTGSLHEAVEALEREMIHQGLLRTGKNKSRLARELGISRSNLILKIARYGLDAGLPPDAEADA is encoded by the coding sequence ATGGACCGTGAGCGGCACCAGAACCTTCAGAGCATCATCATGCTGCGGGAACTCGTCCGCAAGTGGTGGCGCGCGGAGCTGCACTTCGCGGATCGGCACGGGCAGGTGCTGGATTGGAACCGGGGCGAGGCCATCGCCTCCGCGGCCAGTGCCTGCTGCCGGCTCGCGCGTGGTTCGCGCGAGGGGCTGCGGCGCTGCAACCAGTCGGTGCGCGAGCTGCACGAGCAGTTCGTTGGCAACCGGCGCCTGCGCCGGGCGATCGTGCAGCCCTGCCATCTCCAGTTCAGCCTCGTGGCCGCGCCGCTGTACGTGCAGGACGAGTACGAGGGGTTCCTCTTCGTCGAGGGCCTGCTGCGCGAGCCGCTGACGGCGGGCGCGCGCGAAGGCATCCGGGCGCGGCTGCGCGAGCTGCAACCGGCGGCCCTGGACGTGGAGCGCGCCGTGGAACGGCTGCTCGTTCTGGATGACGACAACCTGGAGAAGCTCACCGTGCTGCTCGAGTACGGCACCGGGGAGATCGCCGCCTACGAGGCCGAACGCACCCGCGAGCAGGAGCGAGCCCTGGAGGCGCCCGCCCGCGGCGGCGGGAACGCGCGCTTCGGGCACATCATCGGCCGCTCGGCCGCGCTCCAGGAAATCTTCAAGGTGCTGGAGAAGGTGTCCAACTCCGAGGCCACCGTGCTCATCAACGGGGAGTCGGGCACGGGCAAGGAGTTGGTGGCGCGCGCCATCCACGACAATGGCCCCCGGCGCAACGCGCCCTTCGTGGTGCAGAACTGCTCGGCCTTCAACGACAACCTCCTGGAGAGCGCCCTGTTCGGCCACATGCGCGGCTCCTTCACCGGAGCGGTGCGCGACAAGAAGGGTCTGTTCGAGATGGCCGACAGCGGCACCTTCTTCCTCGACGAGGTGGGCGACATGTCGCCCGCGTTGCAGGTGAAGCTGTTGCGCGTGCTCCAGGAGGGCACCTTCCTGCCCGTGGGCGGCACCCAGCCGCGCGAGGTGGACGTGCGCGTCGTCGCCGCCACCCACAAGGACCTGGGCGAGATGGTCAAGCGCGGCGAGTTCCGCGAGGACCTCTATTACCGCATCAACGTCATCCGCGTGCACCTGCCGCCCCTGCGCGAGCGCCGGGACGATCTGCCGCTCCTGGTGGATCACTTCCTGCGCAAGCACCACCGCGAGGGCCAGCGCGCTCGCGGCCTGTCCCCCGAGGCGCTCGCCCTGCTCGGCCGCTATGCCTGGCCGGGCAACGTGCGCGAGCTGGAGAACGAGATGGAGCGCCTGCTGGTGCTCGGCGGGGATCTGGAGCTGCTGCCCGCCGACCTCATCTCCAGCCGCATCCGCGACGCGGTGTCGCCCGGGGGCTCGTCCTCTCCCCTCCCCCGCCTCACCGGCAGCCTGCACGAGGCCGTGGAGGCGCTCGAGCGGGAGATGATCCACCAGGGACTGTTGCGTACTGGGAAGAACAAGAGCCGACTCGCCCGGGAGCTTGGCATCAGCCGCTCCAACCTTATCTTGAAGATCGCCCGTTACGGCCTCGACGCGGGTCTTCCACCCGACGCCGAGGCGGACGCATGA
- a CDS encoding cation diffusion facilitator family transporter: MKEERRKDRNRLLVALALTGTIAVAEAVGGWLTRSLALLSDAGHMLTDISALGLSLLALWFSGKPADQKKTYGYYRMEILSALLNGVLLLVITVGIVLEAWERFRSPTEVNLGPMAVVATVGLIANLLALNFLHHTHSMNVRGAFLHVLGDTLSSVGVLVGAGVMWLTGWYVVDPLISVLISVVIVVGAVRLVRDAVDVLLEAVPAHVDMPQVKELLLKVQGVRDVHDLHVWTIASGMYALSAHLVVADPKVSNNDDILSAVKHELLERFKIDHTTIQIESETYAHVGEVH, from the coding sequence TTGAAGGAGGAGCGGCGCAAGGACCGCAACCGCCTGCTCGTCGCGTTGGCGCTCACGGGCACCATCGCCGTGGCGGAGGCCGTGGGGGGCTGGCTCACCCGCTCGCTGGCCCTGCTGTCGGACGCGGGCCACATGCTCACCGACATCAGCGCGCTGGGCTTGAGCCTGCTCGCCCTGTGGTTCTCCGGCAAGCCGGCGGACCAGAAGAAGACGTACGGCTACTACCGGATGGAGATCCTCAGCGCGCTGCTCAACGGCGTGCTGCTGCTGGTCATCACCGTGGGGATCGTCCTGGAGGCCTGGGAGCGCTTCCGCTCGCCCACCGAGGTGAACCTGGGGCCCATGGCGGTGGTGGCCACGGTGGGCCTCATCGCCAACCTGCTGGCCTTGAACTTCCTGCACCACACGCACTCGATGAACGTGCGCGGGGCCTTCCTGCACGTGCTGGGCGACACCCTGTCGAGCGTGGGCGTGCTGGTGGGCGCGGGGGTGATGTGGCTGACGGGCTGGTACGTGGTGGACCCGCTCATCTCCGTGCTCATCTCGGTGGTGATCGTGGTGGGGGCGGTGCGGCTGGTGCGCGACGCGGTGGACGTGCTGCTCGAGGCCGTGCCCGCGCACGTGGACATGCCCCAGGTCAAGGAGCTGCTGCTCAAGGTGCAGGGTGTGCGCGACGTGCATGACCTGCACGTGTGGACGATCGCCAGTGGGATGTACGCGCTCTCGGCGCACCTCGTGGTGGCGGACCCGAAGGTCAGCAACAACGACGACATCCTCTCGGCCGTGAAGCACGAGCTGCTCGAGCGCTTCAAGATCGATCACACGACGATCCAGATCGAGAGCGAGACCTACGCCCACGTGGGCGAGGTGCACTGA
- a CDS encoding sugar ABC transporter permease encodes MSSANQTAIDPRLIQDAPGMAGAWAGFRRRVSQGELGSLPVIIGLSAIWIIFYLANERFLSAINLTNLMLQISAMGMISAGIVLILLLGETDLSAGAVSGLAAAVMTILNVKMHVPAVPALLAGLATGTAIGAFQGTWVTRFKVPSFVVTLAGSLAWQGALFSVLGSTGSVNLYDPVITGLTSTFFSTPVSWGVVAVIIGTYVGSVFLERRRRATLGLVQAPLRNVAFRMIIICGAVVAAVSVFTQDRGLPLATLIFAGVVVALELLLRNTRFGRHVFAVGGNAEAARRAGIRVEFIRITIFAMGSTLAAAGGMLAASRLLAVNQSSGSGDVLLNSIGAAVIGGTSLFGGRGSAWSAILGALVIGSIANGMDLLAFSSSVKFMVTGSVLLVAASVDAVSRRGRQAAGRA; translated from the coding sequence ATGAGCTCCGCGAATCAAACCGCGATCGATCCCCGGTTGATCCAGGACGCGCCGGGCATGGCGGGAGCGTGGGCGGGGTTCCGCCGCCGCGTCTCCCAGGGCGAGCTGGGCAGCCTGCCCGTCATCATCGGCCTGAGCGCCATCTGGATCATCTTCTACCTGGCCAACGAGCGGTTCCTGTCGGCCATCAACCTCACCAACCTGATGCTGCAGATCTCCGCCATGGGGATGATCTCCGCGGGCATCGTCCTCATCCTGCTGCTCGGAGAGACGGACCTGTCGGCGGGCGCCGTGAGCGGCCTGGCCGCCGCGGTGATGACCATCCTCAACGTGAAGATGCACGTGCCGGCGGTGCCCGCGCTGCTCGCGGGGCTCGCCACGGGCACGGCGATCGGCGCCTTCCAGGGCACGTGGGTAACGCGCTTCAAGGTGCCCTCCTTCGTGGTCACCCTGGCGGGCTCGCTCGCCTGGCAGGGCGCGCTGTTCTCCGTGCTGGGCTCCACCGGCAGCGTGAACCTGTACGATCCGGTCATCACCGGGCTGACCTCGACGTTCTTCTCCACCCCGGTGTCCTGGGGTGTGGTGGCGGTCATCATCGGCACCTACGTGGGTAGCGTGTTCCTGGAGCGGCGGCGGCGCGCGACGCTGGGCCTCGTCCAGGCGCCCCTGCGCAACGTGGCCTTCCGGATGATCATCATCTGCGGGGCGGTGGTGGCGGCGGTGAGCGTCTTCACGCAAGACCGCGGCCTGCCCCTGGCCACGCTCATCTTCGCGGGCGTGGTGGTGGCGCTGGAGCTGCTGCTGCGCAACACGCGCTTTGGCCGTCACGTGTTCGCCGTGGGCGGCAACGCCGAGGCGGCGCGCCGGGCGGGCATCCGCGTGGAGTTCATCCGCATCACCATCTTCGCGATGGGCTCCACCCTGGCGGCCGCGGGCGGCATGCTCGCCGCCTCGCGTCTGCTCGCGGTCAATCAGTCCTCGGGCAGCGGCGACGTGCTGCTCAACTCCATCGGCGCGGCGGTCATCGGCGGCACCAGCCTCTTCGGCGGGCGCGGCTCGGCCTGGTCGGCGATTCTCGGCGCGCTGGTCATCGGCTCCATCGCCAACGGCATGGATCTGCTGGCCTTCTCCTCGTCGGTGAAGTTCATGGTGACGGGCAGCGTGCTGCTCGTGGCCGCCTCGGTCGACGCGGTGTCCCGCCGCGGACGCCAGGCCGCCGGCCGGGCGTGA
- a CDS encoding ATP-binding cassette domain-containing protein, which produces MTATALLALRNISKRFGAVQALSQVDFEVHPGEVVALVGDNGAGKSTLVKIISGSIPIDEGEVLFDGKPVTLGTPKRSSALGIATVYQDLALCDNLDVVGNLYLGQEEGNALGWLDETAMEQRASSLLKTLAVSIPSVRTQVAALSGGQRQTIAVARAMMGSPRVVLLDEPTAALGVAQTRQVLDLIRRLREQGLGVVVISHNMMDVFSVADRIIVMRLGKRVATFEVKNVKEVDVVAAITGARPAQVASTLKMEEA; this is translated from the coding sequence ATGACGGCGACCGCGCTGCTGGCGCTCCGTAACATCTCCAAGCGATTCGGGGCCGTCCAGGCCCTCAGCCAGGTGGACTTCGAAGTCCACCCGGGTGAGGTCGTGGCCCTGGTGGGAGACAACGGGGCGGGAAAATCAACCCTTGTCAAAATCATCTCGGGCAGCATCCCCATCGACGAGGGAGAAGTCCTCTTCGATGGAAAACCCGTGACGCTGGGGACGCCCAAGCGCTCATCGGCGCTCGGAATCGCCACCGTGTATCAGGACCTCGCGCTGTGCGATAACCTGGACGTGGTGGGCAACCTCTACCTCGGTCAAGAGGAGGGGAATGCCTTGGGCTGGCTGGATGAGACGGCCATGGAGCAGCGCGCCTCGTCGCTGCTCAAGACGCTGGCGGTGAGCATCCCCAGCGTGCGCACGCAGGTGGCGGCGCTGTCGGGTGGTCAGCGGCAGACCATCGCCGTGGCGCGCGCGATGATGGGCTCGCCCCGGGTCGTGCTCCTGGACGAGCCCACCGCGGCGCTCGGCGTGGCGCAGACCCGGCAGGTGCTCGATCTCATCCGGCGGCTGCGCGAGCAGGGCCTGGGCGTGGTCGTCATCAGCCACAACATGATGGACGTGTTCTCGGTGGCCGACCGCATCATCGTGATGCGGCTGGGCAAGCGCGTGGCGACCTTCGAGGTGAAGAACGTGAAGGAAGTGGATGTCGTCGCGGCCATCACCGGAGCCCGGCCCGCGCAGGTCGCCAGTACGCTGAAGATGGAGGAAGCATGA